From Veillonella dispar, one genomic window encodes:
- a CDS encoding glucose-6-phosphate isomerase, protein MLRLQSGFELDYANIYNESCIQERDVNNFERAIQNVWRHTNILRSTGFEEGHVSKDGLPEPVLFYQLPYISEDGINTPAMLKRLYELRDYARHNIDTVVSVGIGGSYLGSKVIFDVQCGAFWNNLSTEERNGYPRMYFAGFNVDGDYLSGLIRTLEYQAQTKGSDYKVMLVITSKSGSTIEPMANFMILEKALQDRNINYEVVAVTDMSDDEHPTVLRSMAIENHWKTYSIPYGVGGRFSVFTEVGFVTAALVGFDIEGFLAGAASMDAACQEEDIFKNPALLSALLKYIASERYGRIIEVFMPYGEALHSLSDWYVQLLSESLGKMSNTCLPYGRTPVAAVGTMDMHAQVQEHQEGRLNKVVQFIKVKDWKHNLVVPNTHSQYERLQALGNVGICDILNIALDANREALSSDNRFNMTITVPTLNSFHLGEIMFMHCWAVYFESIFAGVDAFDQPGVEVYKRLIGPKLARAKDTHNS, encoded by the coding sequence ATGTTGCGGTTACAATCAGGGTTCGAGTTAGATTACGCTAACATATATAATGAAAGTTGCATACAAGAACGAGACGTAAATAACTTTGAGCGTGCTATACAAAATGTTTGGCGTCATACAAATATTTTGCGTTCTACAGGCTTTGAAGAAGGACATGTTTCTAAGGATGGACTGCCTGAACCGGTATTGTTTTACCAACTTCCTTATATTTCAGAAGATGGTATCAATACACCTGCAATGTTGAAACGACTTTATGAACTGCGGGACTATGCTCGCCATAATATTGACACAGTTGTATCTGTAGGCATTGGTGGCTCTTACTTGGGTAGTAAGGTTATTTTCGATGTCCAATGTGGTGCGTTTTGGAATAATCTCAGTACGGAAGAACGAAATGGATATCCACGGATGTATTTTGCTGGATTTAACGTAGATGGTGATTATTTATCAGGCCTTATTCGTACCTTAGAGTACCAAGCTCAGACAAAAGGATCAGACTATAAGGTGATGCTCGTTATTACATCTAAGTCAGGTTCTACCATCGAGCCAATGGCTAACTTCATGATTTTGGAAAAAGCTTTACAAGATCGTAATATAAATTATGAAGTGGTAGCTGTTACCGATATGTCTGATGATGAACATCCTACAGTTTTACGCTCTATGGCAATAGAGAATCATTGGAAGACCTATAGCATTCCATATGGTGTAGGTGGTCGTTTCTCTGTATTTACTGAAGTAGGTTTCGTTACAGCTGCTCTCGTAGGATTTGATATTGAAGGTTTCTTGGCAGGTGCAGCCTCAATGGATGCGGCCTGTCAAGAAGAGGATATTTTTAAAAATCCTGCTTTATTAAGTGCTTTACTAAAATATATTGCGTCTGAACGGTACGGTCGTATTATTGAGGTGTTTATGCCTTATGGTGAAGCGCTTCACTCCTTATCTGATTGGTATGTACAACTATTATCCGAATCTTTAGGGAAGATGAGTAATACTTGCTTACCATATGGTCGTACGCCGGTTGCTGCAGTAGGGACTATGGATATGCATGCTCAAGTACAAGAGCATCAAGAGGGCCGTCTTAATAAGGTGGTTCAATTTATTAAGGTTAAGGATTGGAAACATAATCTTGTAGTGCCTAATACACATAGTCAATATGAACGATTACAAGCACTTGGCAATGTAGGTATTTGTGATATTTTGAATATTGCTTTAGATGCCAATAGAGAGGCCTTATCTAGCGATAATCGTTTTAATATGACGATAACTGTACCAACATTAAATTCATTCCATTTAGGGGAAATTATGTTTATGCATTGTTGGGCAGTTTATTTCGAGTCTATTTTTGCTGGTGTTGATGCCTTTGACCAACCAGGTGTTGAGGTCTATAAACGTCTCATCGGGCCTAAATTAGCTCGTGCAAAGGATACACATAATTCATAA
- a CDS encoding DUF1294 domain-containing protein produces MSDTQFWVTVGVWNLIVFSMYGYDKLCAIKGYNRISEFTLLFLAFAFGGLGALLGMVIWHHKTLKIKFKLAIPIALLWSVYAVGFGYGLWVK; encoded by the coding sequence ATGAGTGATACACAATTTTGGGTTACTGTAGGCGTATGGAATCTAATTGTATTTAGTATGTATGGCTATGATAAGTTATGTGCTATAAAGGGGTATAATCGAATTTCAGAGTTTACATTATTATTTTTAGCATTTGCCTTTGGTGGCCTTGGTGCTCTATTAGGTATGGTTATTTGGCATCATAAGACTTTAAAGATTAAGTTTAAGCTAGCTATTCCTATCGCATTGTTATGGTCTGTTTATGCAGTGGGTTTTGGCTATGGCTTGTGGGTAAAATGA